One region of Novipirellula artificiosorum genomic DNA includes:
- a CDS encoding BlaI/MecI/CopY family transcriptional regulator produces MQLSDAEWIVMNLVWDSQPTEASDVIAALGAANEWSDATVKTMLHRLVKKGALTTEPIGKKYRYTAAVRRSACVRKASRSFLDRVFGGDAAPALLHLVKTSKLSEDELYQLRELLHSKSKNSQNKGSKE; encoded by the coding sequence ATGCAGTTATCAGACGCGGAATGGATTGTGATGAATCTCGTCTGGGATTCGCAGCCGACCGAGGCCAGCGATGTGATCGCGGCGTTGGGTGCGGCAAACGAGTGGTCCGACGCAACCGTCAAAACCATGCTTCATCGGCTGGTGAAAAAGGGTGCTTTGACCACTGAGCCAATTGGCAAGAAGTACCGCTACACCGCCGCCGTGAGACGGAGTGCCTGTGTCCGTAAAGCGAGTCGCTCGTTTTTGGATCGTGTGTTCGGTGGCGACGCGGCACCAGCACTCTTGCATCTGGTGAAAACCTCCAAGCTGAGCGAAGACGAGCTGTATCAGCTTCGCGAACTTCTACATAGCAAATCGAAAAACTCTCAGAATAAAGGATCAAAGGAATGA
- a CDS encoding HNH endonuclease, protein MCSCRSATAGSRDFFSCCAYCQTAESLTVTTFEIEHIVPISIGGSTEYQNLCLACPACNRFKSNRTRGITDAGHEADLFHPQRENWLEHFDWSVDGTVVVGLTEVAEATIRTLRINGPQVVEVRSLWVDAGRHPPK, encoded by the coding sequence ATATGTTCCTGCCGATCTGCGACGGCGGGTTCGAGAGACTTTTTTTCTTGTTGTGCGTACTGCCAAACTGCAGAATCCTTGACAGTCACGACGTTTGAAATTGAGCACATTGTTCCAATTTCGATTGGCGGATCAACGGAATATCAGAATCTTTGTCTCGCTTGTCCTGCTTGCAATCGATTTAAGTCAAACCGTACTCGCGGAATAACGGACGCCGGCCATGAAGCGGACTTGTTTCACCCACAACGAGAGAACTGGCTTGAACATTTTGATTGGTCTGTGGATGGAACCGTTGTCGTCGGCTTGACCGAAGTTGCAGAAGCAACCATCAGAACGCTTCGCATAAATGGGCCGCAGGTCGTTGAAGTACGATCACTCTGGGTCGATGCCGGACGTCATCCACCTAAATGA
- a CDS encoding low molecular weight protein tyrosine phosphatase family protein — protein MTTDNRVTKDRIVIRPNVLFVCSKNQWRSPTAEAIYRNDDRISVRSRGTSRSAVQTIRASDIVWADAVLVMEVKHQQRILADFPGESKFKPLHVLDIPDDYQFMDNELVELIKSAAEMILDELAEAI, from the coding sequence ATGACGACTGACAATCGCGTCACGAAAGATCGCATTGTGATAAGACCCAACGTGCTGTTCGTGTGCAGCAAGAACCAATGGCGGAGTCCCACGGCGGAAGCGATCTATCGTAACGACGATCGCATTTCGGTTCGTTCACGCGGCACGTCGAGGTCCGCCGTGCAAACGATTCGAGCGAGTGACATCGTTTGGGCAGACGCGGTTTTGGTGATGGAAGTCAAACACCAACAGCGAATCCTGGCGGACTTTCCCGGTGAGTCGAAGTTCAAGCCGCTGCATGTGCTGGACATACCCGACGACTACCAGTTCATGGATAACGAATTGGTCGAGTTGATCAAGTCGGCGGCGGAGATGATTTTGGACGAGTTGGCGGAAGCGATTTAG
- a CDS encoding epimerase has product MAELSGKRIVIAGGSGFLGISMAESFSAAGAEVAILSRSAPLVTGSWTHEVWDARSLGSWVDLLAGADAVVNLTGRTVNCIKTPDHQDEILRSRVESTRVLGEAMRAVDSPPPTWVQMSTAHIYGDPPTLVCNEDSAEGIGFAPTIARAWECAFEESKLPNDHKHAQRGVVMRTSFVVGRDRGGGGGALATLRLIAKLGLGGRAGKGLQGMSWIHEDDLNAIIARAIVDDLMTGAYIVSSPNPMSQVDFMRTLRKVIGMPIGLPATEWMVRIGAPLFLRTDPELVLYGRYVLPKRLMDEGFEFQFAELEPALRDLCDRRD; this is encoded by the coding sequence ATGGCGGAACTCAGCGGCAAGCGAATTGTGATTGCGGGTGGTAGCGGATTTCTGGGAATCTCGATGGCGGAGAGCTTCTCGGCCGCTGGGGCCGAGGTAGCGATTCTATCGAGGTCGGCTCCGCTGGTGACTGGTAGCTGGACTCACGAAGTTTGGGATGCTCGGTCGCTGGGCTCGTGGGTTGATCTGCTCGCTGGTGCCGATGCGGTGGTGAATTTGACGGGACGAACCGTCAATTGCATTAAAACTCCAGACCACCAGGACGAGATCCTGCGTTCGCGAGTCGAATCGACGCGGGTGCTTGGCGAAGCGATGCGGGCTGTCGACTCGCCGCCTCCGACATGGGTCCAGATGAGTACGGCTCACATCTACGGCGATCCGCCGACGTTGGTCTGCAACGAGGACTCGGCCGAAGGAATCGGCTTCGCGCCGACAATCGCTCGGGCTTGGGAGTGTGCGTTTGAGGAGAGCAAATTGCCCAACGATCATAAACACGCTCAGCGTGGCGTGGTGATGCGGACCAGTTTTGTTGTCGGTCGTGATCGTGGTGGGGGAGGCGGGGCGCTCGCGACGCTAAGGCTAATCGCGAAGTTGGGTTTGGGCGGACGTGCTGGCAAAGGATTGCAGGGGATGTCTTGGATCCACGAAGACGATTTGAACGCGATCATTGCTCGGGCAATTGTCGATGATTTGATGACGGGGGCGTACATCGTTTCATCGCCCAACCCGATGTCCCAGGTGGACTTCATGCGGACGCTTCGCAAAGTCATCGGGATGCCGATCGGTTTGCCAGCGACCGAGTGGATGGTCCGCATCGGTGCTCCGTTGTTCTTGCGAACCGATCCAGAACTGGTGCTCTATGGTCGTTACGTATTGCCGAAGCGATTGATGGACGAAGGGTTCGAGTTTCAATTCGCAGAACTTGAGCCGGCACTGAGGGATTTGTGTGATCGCCGTGATTGA
- a CDS encoding M56 family metallopeptidase, protein MIDQIAELCCEVLALVFLASWRTLPIFLLVAVLTLVIRKRVPARYLCWLWLIVIARLLLPWSVESTVAISSVADKPSQTLISSEEEVAVDSRGFDTFTYEDNHGESVTVALLPADATAEEQAEADAYVAKITAEELALLASSAAQQPFHQVDAGESWFEMMEPFLVLASYLIVLGLPAVAIVLLFRNVLSHVCFAWKLRSLPLVTDRATIDCLLRVCDELGAGRRPRLKEVASLHAPAMFGLFRPIVCLPAGWQEELTMQQLEWVFRHEVAHVKGRDGLLLSMATLVKSVHWFNPLSWIAVNKLQHSMERAADELATLHLNETQIREYGELLLRFAAGQPSLRKQPTVGLLAMAAPKNLQRRIESLGSPIRSRTWLRGLMAAPVIGLVAVSGLTDAGPIDTPEVAPQQVPNFENTTAQWQRQLTTDAIVAQPGDRTPLKVKREESKRSVAINVEKALQKAKELQPGIDAQKFVMTYFTSPLVPAEQRAETKIIDGVVTVELTKQKEALVRQRLSGFEQSGPWQIVTELRLINTNIRLLDQFDWSTSDSTARLRRLDRSPVLDDPEQWAEATFSLNAVGWPPTTYDDNMVEQAVSIPIRVTKISRLQSARFMHQVQKDNRSNLMIAPKFTMFNGQCGVISDMVQRPFVTDVFEIPGNKATALQPKISVFEDGWKFLVKPTVTAEEEVNLKMVFTHASIDGVKLANLPNGRGNDPEDRVTIQVPTVKSDSIAVESILNESETLLVFSPKPYSNESDAEQVRRDDGMGQVFMIRTRLISDSEYLKSFVPATASTLESESDE, encoded by the coding sequence ATGATTGACCAAATTGCCGAACTGTGTTGTGAGGTTCTTGCCTTAGTGTTCCTGGCAAGCTGGCGTACGTTGCCCATTTTTTTATTGGTTGCAGTCTTGACGCTGGTGATCCGCAAACGAGTCCCCGCGCGTTACCTGTGCTGGCTTTGGCTCATCGTGATCGCAAGACTGTTGTTGCCTTGGTCTGTCGAGTCGACGGTTGCGATCAGTTCCGTCGCTGACAAACCTTCACAAACGCTGATATCAAGCGAGGAAGAAGTCGCGGTGGATTCGCGTGGCTTCGATACGTTCACCTACGAAGATAACCATGGGGAGTCCGTGACGGTTGCACTCCTGCCAGCCGACGCGACTGCGGAGGAACAGGCTGAGGCGGATGCCTATGTGGCGAAGATCACTGCCGAGGAATTGGCTTTGCTTGCGTCGTCCGCAGCGCAGCAACCATTCCATCAAGTGGACGCTGGGGAGTCTTGGTTTGAAATGATGGAACCCTTTCTGGTACTAGCTTCCTACTTGATCGTTCTTGGCCTGCCAGCCGTCGCGATTGTGCTGCTCTTCCGCAACGTCCTGTCCCATGTTTGTTTCGCTTGGAAATTGCGGTCGCTGCCGTTGGTAACCGATCGAGCGACCATTGATTGCCTACTGCGAGTCTGTGATGAGCTTGGTGCGGGACGACGCCCTAGGCTCAAAGAAGTCGCGTCGCTTCACGCCCCGGCGATGTTTGGTCTGTTTCGGCCGATCGTGTGCCTCCCGGCGGGCTGGCAAGAAGAGTTGACAATGCAGCAGCTTGAATGGGTGTTTCGTCACGAGGTCGCGCACGTCAAGGGTCGCGACGGCTTGTTGTTGTCGATGGCAACCTTGGTGAAATCAGTTCACTGGTTCAATCCCTTATCGTGGATCGCGGTTAATAAGCTACAACACAGCATGGAGCGAGCCGCTGATGAACTAGCAACGCTTCATTTGAATGAGACGCAGATTCGCGAGTATGGCGAACTGCTGCTTCGATTCGCTGCCGGCCAACCATCTCTGCGCAAGCAGCCGACCGTAGGACTGCTCGCGATGGCCGCGCCAAAAAATCTCCAGCGACGCATCGAGTCACTGGGGTCACCGATTCGAAGCAGAACGTGGCTTCGAGGCTTGATGGCGGCGCCCGTGATTGGCTTGGTTGCCGTATCGGGCCTGACAGACGCGGGGCCGATCGACACGCCGGAGGTCGCACCGCAGCAGGTGCCGAATTTCGAGAATACGACAGCCCAGTGGCAGCGACAGTTGACAACAGACGCAATTGTCGCTCAACCCGGAGACCGGACGCCCTTAAAGGTTAAGCGTGAAGAGTCGAAGCGAAGCGTTGCGATCAATGTCGAAAAAGCACTTCAAAAAGCGAAGGAACTACAGCCCGGCATTGATGCCCAGAAGTTCGTCATGACTTACTTCACATCTCCTTTGGTGCCGGCAGAGCAACGTGCGGAGACAAAAATCATTGACGGTGTCGTGACCGTCGAGCTGACGAAACAAAAAGAAGCATTAGTGAGGCAACGACTTTCGGGATTCGAACAGTCAGGTCCGTGGCAGATCGTCACCGAGCTAAGACTCATCAACACAAATATTCGCCTGCTCGATCAATTTGATTGGTCGACGTCGGATTCGACTGCTCGCTTGCGCCGTCTCGATCGCTCGCCTGTCTTGGACGACCCTGAACAGTGGGCAGAAGCGACGTTCTCGCTCAATGCGGTGGGTTGGCCTCCGACAACCTACGATGATAATATGGTCGAACAAGCGGTTTCCATCCCCATTCGCGTTACCAAGATCAGTCGCTTGCAAAGCGCGAGATTCATGCACCAAGTGCAAAAAGATAATCGGTCGAACCTTATGATTGCTCCGAAATTCACAATGTTTAATGGTCAGTGTGGAGTGATCAGCGATATGGTGCAACGTCCATTTGTCACCGATGTGTTTGAAATTCCTGGCAACAAAGCGACTGCGTTACAACCGAAAATTTCCGTATTCGAAGATGGTTGGAAATTCTTGGTGAAACCAACAGTCACTGCGGAAGAAGAGGTGAATTTGAAAATGGTGTTCACTCATGCGAGCATCGACGGAGTGAAACTAGCGAACTTACCTAATGGACGCGGCAACGATCCGGAAGATCGGGTGACCATCCAAGTGCCAACGGTCAAGTCAGATTCGATCGCTGTGGAGAGTATCTTGAATGAGTCGGAAACCTTGCTAGTATTTTCACCAAAACCCTATTCAAACGAATCGGACGCCGAGCAAGTCAGACGCGATGATGGCATGGGCCAGGTGTTCATGATCCGGACGCGTTTGATTTCGGATAGCGAATACTTAAAAAGCTTTGTTCCAGCGACCGCATCAACGCTGGAGTCGGAATCAGACGAGTAG